One Pelodiscus sinensis isolate JC-2024 chromosome 25, ASM4963464v1, whole genome shotgun sequence DNA window includes the following coding sequences:
- the LOC142819930 gene encoding uncharacterized protein LOC142819930, whose product MGLCGGPCAGLFSGTSWKAAEPKAHCPSRAVGRGLNIFTQNDQFPFSGKKLETIDQNEEFQQHFLFRFCRKKHFARNSVGNWGPRLCVSSPGAARIPRPCLGDALLCQRTAGIAHVLRPPPAGWSGCCASRRREGPRPGVGKRPADFRGAGSPQLPLASLVVPAGRPCSETVRGAVVPLPCGAGSPPRLHCPVAVRGRVSSPVTLSRCSAGAGSPPRLHCPVAVRGQVLLHGYTVPLPCGGRVSSTVTLSRCRAGQVLLHGYTVPLPCGAGSPPRLRCPVAVRGRVSSPVTLSRCRAGQGLLPGYAVPLLSGGRLSSPVTLSRCRAGQGLLPGYAVPLPCGAGSPPRLRCPVAERGQALLPGYAVPLPSGGRFSSPVTLSRC is encoded by the exons ATGGGTCTGTGTGGGGGGCCCTGTGCTGGGCTTTTCAGTGGGACCTCCTGGAAAGCTGCTGAGCCCAAGGCTCACTGTCCCAGTAGGGCCGTGGGCCGCGGG CTGAACATTTTTACCCAAAATGACCAGTTTCCTTTTTCTGGCAAAAAACTGGAAACAATTGATCAAAATGAAGAATTTCAGCAACATTTTCTTTTCCGTTTTTGTAGGAAAAAACATTTTGCCAGAAATAGTGTTGGAAATTGGGGTCCCCGGTTGTGCGTGAGCTCCCCAGGGGCAGCCAGAATCCCACGTCCCTGCCTGGGGGACGCCCTGCTGTGCCAAAGGACAGCTGGGATTGCTCACGTCCTGAGGCCCCCCCCCGCGGGATGGAGCGGATGTTGCGCCAGCAGGAGGCGGGAAGGCCCTCGCCCTGGTGTGGGGAAGAGGCCTGCGGATttcagaggggctgggagcccgcagctgccattggcctCATTGGTAGTGCCAGCGGGGCGCCCCTGCTCTGAGACGGTTCGTGGAGCTGTTGTCCcgttgccgtgcggggcag ggtctcctccccGGTTACACTGTCCcgttgccgtgcggggcagggtctcctccccGGTTACGCTGTCCCGTTGCAGTGCGGGGGCAGGTTCTCCTCCCCGGTTACACTGTCCCGTTGCAGTGCGGGGGCAGGTTCTTCTCCACGGTTACACTGTCCCGTTGCCGTGcgggggcagggtctcctccacGGTTACACTGTCCcgttgccgtgcggggcaggttCTCCTCCACGGTTACACTGTCCcgttgccgtgcggggcaggttCTCCTCCCCGGTTACGCTGTCCcgttgccgtgcggggcagggtctcctccccGGTTACGCTGTCCcgttgccgtgcggggcagggtctcctccctGGTTACGCTGTCCCGTTGCTGAGCGGGGGCAGGCTCTCCTCCCCGGTTACGCTGTCCcgttgccgtgcggggcagggtctcctccccGGTTACGCTGTCCcgttgccgtgcggggcagggtctcctccccGGTTACGCTGTCCCGTTGCCGAGCGGGGGCAGGCTCTCCTCCCCGGTTACGCTGTCCCGTTGCCGAGCGGGGGCAGGTTCTCCTCCCCGGTTACGCTGTCCCGTTGCTGA